The Anser cygnoides isolate HZ-2024a breed goose chromosome 38, Taihu_goose_T2T_genome, whole genome shotgun sequence DNA segment TTGGGTTCCCACCTGCCATTGTGCTTTGTGCTCTTCTGGGCTCATGGAGATGGGCTCTTGTTGAGCTGGGGGCTCTCCTGTGCTGGGCCTGgaagcagccagggcagggcatGAACTGAATTACTCGTTCTGCCACCGCTTCCCTGGGCCTTCCTTTTGCATGCAGATGTGCTTCTTATGCAGCCTAACACAATCCAGAAGGAACATAAACCTCCAGAGGCATCTTCATGTGGAGGTCACATATATGtgattgtcctggttccagctaggacagagttaatttttcctcatagtagctggtagggtgctatgttttgaattaggatgagaagagcgctgataacatgctgatgttttaattgttgcagagcagtgcttacaccaggccaaggacttttcggcttctcgctctgtcctgccagcgagcaggctaggggtgcagcaggagctgggaggggacagacccaggacagctgacccaaactggccaaaggggtattccataccatctgacgtcatgctaaaaaatatataggggtggctggggccgggggggggcggctgctcggggataggctgggcatcggtcagcgggtggtgagcaattgcattgtgcatcacttgtttcttacacattattattattaatactattatcattatcactattattattattattgttattattatattcctgtcttaataaactgtctttatctcaactcacaggcttcactttcccgtttctctcccccatcccagagaaggaggggggagggtgagtgaacggctgtgtggtgtttagctgccagccgggttaaaccacaacagtgatGGTGGTATTACGTAAGATATGGCAGGAGAGAACTCAAATTGCTCTTCAGAAATGCATCACGATTAGGGGAAAAGTTGTGCTATTGCACGGGCAATGACTTCCTTCAGAGCCAGCATCACAGCCTTGTTTCTAAGACTTTAGATGATTGGGTTTAAGAATGGGTACAGGACAGTGTTCAGCAAAGCTACACTTCTGTTGGTCTCCAAAGAAACATGTCCTGTGGGACGTGCGTAGAGAGCAATGCAGCTTCCATAGGCAATGGCCAAGGTGGTGAGATGGGAAGAACATGTAGCaaaagcttttttcctcccagaggCTGCTGGCATTTGTAGAATACAGAGAAAGATGCTTGTGTAAGATGCCAGAGTTAAACACAAGGAAGACAGCACGATAAACAATATGAAAATCGAGTCTATTTTCCAAAGCAGGCTGGTGTCAGAGCAGGACAGTTGGAATAAGGGGGTGTtgtcacaaaaaaaatgctcaatCTTGTTCAAACCACAGAAAGTGAGCTTGGAGAGCAGCACCAAGTGGTAACTCAAGAATGTGAAGCCCGTGACCCAAACAGCAGCAACCAGGTGGATGCAGAGCCGATGCTTCATGATGGCAGCATAGCGCAAAGGCTGGCAGATGGCAACGTAACGGTCAAAGGACATGACAACAAGGAGAGCAAActctgcagcacccagggcaaAATAGAAAGAGGACTGGGCAAAGCAGCCACCTACTGAGATTGTTCTCCTGCCAGAGCTCAGAATCACCAACAGTTTGGAGCTTGTGGAGGACGTAAACCAGATTTCCAGGAATGCCAGGTTGCCAATGAAAAAGTACGTGGGGGTTTGCAGGCGGTTATCCACACACACCAGCAAAATGATGGCTGCATTCCCCATCACCGTTGTCAGGTACATGAGTAGAAGGAGCAGGCAGAGAAATAGCTGTAGCCTTTGATCAAGCCCTGAGAAGCCTGAGAGGATGAATTCAGAAATGACAGTTCCATTGTCTGTTCCCATGCCCAATTTCCATTCATCCTGCTGAGGCAGGAACATGGCAAAACCGAGTACAGTAATTTCATGGTCTGGACAGAAGGCtatctccttccttctctctttccttgctTGCAGGCTTCCCATACAACAGAGAGATACTGCCTTTTCTGTTTCACATATCAGCTAGAGTACTCTGGGAATTTCTTGTCTTCTTTCCAACTTTGTCCATCAGCCACAAATGATTCTTTCTCAAGAACACAGGGCTAACAAGGGGTTGTTAGTGATTGCACCCCGTTCCTGGGAAAGTCCACATTCACTCAGAACAATTGCAAACATCCATCATAACAATGTTTCAAAAGGAAATCTCATGTACTGCGCAAATACCTTCTATAACATAGGTGCTAAACCATCAATTCGAATATGTACATTGAAAGttattctctctcctcttcagtACTTGCCTTTTTGGACTAGCAACATCTGGGGATCCCTTGCttgatttcaaaataagaaaatttcaaGTACATCTTTTGTAATGCCCTGATTACTTCTATGTCATCTTCCCTTGTTTCTttaggaaagagggaaaatagGGACCAAGTGTGGCTTACATTTTTTAGTACTCTTAATTAAGGCCAAAATTCATATGGTCCCACCAGGTCAGTGGAAACGGATCTGTCACACAATCTCATCTGACCTCATTCTGTGCCAAAATGCAGTTGTTTCCAAACAGTTGCTCTTCTCTCTTACTATCAAATGTCCTCACCTAAATGCCTTACTTTTCTGAGAGCTGGAAAAATCTTGTCATCTTCAAAAGTTTAAGGATGGTCCTTGTTGTACAAAGAGGAAGCGCctaaaaaaagcaaagtgcCAAGTACTATTGTGTAGGCTTATATTTCAGTTGTCTAAAAGTCATATCCTGGAGGCTGAGCAATTTACCTTACTCCCATCCTGTCAATGCTGAGAGAGAGAAGAGCATCTGAAAGAGATCCCTCACCTTTATTTCGCA contains these protein-coding regions:
- the LOC136788524 gene encoding olfactory receptor 2AP1-like, which translates into the protein MGSLQARKERRKEIAFCPDHEITVLGFAMFLPQQDEWKLGMGTDNGTVISEFILSGFSGLDQRLQLFLCLLLLLMYLTTVMGNAAIILLVCVDNRLQTPTYFFIGNLAFLEIWFTSSTSSKLLVILSSGRRTISVGGCFAQSSFYFALGAAEFALLVVMSFDRYVAICQPLRYAAIMKHRLCIHLVAAVWVTGFTFLSYHLVLLSKLTFCGLNKIEHFFCDNTPLFQLSCSDTSLLWKIDSIFILFIVLSSLCLTLASYTSIFLCILQMPAASGRKKAFATCSSHLTTLAIAYGSCIALYARPTGHVSLETNRSVALLNTVLYPFLNPII